One genomic segment of Cyanobacteria bacterium GSL.Bin1 includes these proteins:
- a CDS encoding cyclic nucleotide-binding domain-containing protein, whose protein sequence is MTNQLSSQQQLRFNFLPSWAKSLQPKDLFLSLMAGGITGIIGVIRAISYAALIFSGSLGSELGVGVGLTVFSTGIVSFVAAIFSALPGMIATPLAAPTAITAILASEIVTDLKANLSPSEILVTVLAAIALSSMGTGLFLLLLGRFKLGSKIRFIPYPVVGGFMAGTGWLLVSGSIQITTDISLTFTNLSTFLQADPLIHWGAAFVIGLIILFISSRYHHYLVMPGTLLGLMVIFYVVLWTSGMSLTEAREQGWLLETFASGGLWKPLTVSDFSAIQWPAILSHWGLIVSLMLVSLLSLVLSNSGIELVVGRDISLNRELESVGIANVASGLGTGMTGNQALPSTLLVDKIGANSRLAGIFSGIFCFFVLILGPSFISLFPKPILGGLILYLGLALLIQWVYKAWFKLNFSDYLIVIATLIVINAVGFLEGIAVGFIMSVISFMFNYSQLNVVKQSSSIVTTRSNIHRTEPEREILNKNGEKVYILELQGYVFFGTADYLLQQVRDRVETIEEKPLNYILIDFREVEGLDASGVLTFIKLLKIARQQKLTLVYTNLLPKLEAQLRQGGGIDEDEQLCYILPDLDRGLEWCENQLLKDAYSETTNKSSLKEQLADLFLSAEQAEEFVEYLVPKKVVAGEVIFEAGADQQCLYFIESGQVSVLLDLPNGQTKRLQTHCQGSVLGEMRFYGKPPLSSLVVADRPSQLYRLDRATFEKMKRAHPELAYALQEYIVRFLCDSLTRREEQVRIIA, encoded by the coding sequence ATGACTAATCAGTTAAGCTCTCAGCAACAACTTCGTTTCAATTTTTTACCGTCTTGGGCAAAGAGTCTGCAACCAAAAGACCTCTTTTTAAGTTTAATGGCTGGTGGCATTACTGGTATCATTGGAGTAATCCGCGCAATTTCTTATGCGGCTTTAATTTTTTCGGGCAGCTTAGGATCAGAATTAGGAGTCGGTGTGGGATTAACAGTTTTCAGTACAGGAATTGTTAGTTTTGTCGCTGCTATTTTCAGTGCGCTTCCAGGCATGATTGCCACTCCTTTAGCGGCACCGACCGCAATTACTGCGATTTTGGCAAGTGAAATCGTAACTGATTTAAAGGCAAATCTCTCTCCTTCAGAAATTTTAGTAACCGTGTTGGCGGCGATCGCGCTTTCTTCTATGGGCACTGGCTTATTTCTTTTACTTTTAGGACGTTTCAAACTGGGCAGTAAAATTCGCTTTATCCCTTACCCGGTGGTGGGTGGATTTATGGCAGGAACCGGTTGGCTTTTAGTATCCGGTTCAATTCAAATTACTACTGATATTTCTTTAACATTTACTAATTTATCAACCTTTTTACAAGCGGATCCTTTAATCCATTGGGGAGCTGCTTTTGTGATTGGTTTAATTATCTTATTTATCTCTAGTCGCTACCATCATTACCTAGTCATGCCAGGCACTTTATTAGGATTGATGGTGATCTTTTATGTGGTTTTGTGGACCAGTGGGATGTCGCTGACAGAAGCAAGAGAACAAGGCTGGTTATTAGAAACATTCGCCTCGGGTGGACTTTGGAAACCCTTAACTGTCTCTGATTTTAGCGCCATTCAATGGCCAGCAATTTTATCCCACTGGGGACTAATTGTTTCTTTAATGCTGGTGAGTTTACTCTCTTTAGTCCTGAGTAATAGCGGGATAGAATTAGTAGTGGGTCGCGACATTAGTTTGAATCGAGAATTAGAATCAGTGGGGATTGCTAATGTTGCCTCTGGATTAGGTACTGGTATGACGGGAAACCAAGCGCTGCCGAGTACATTATTAGTGGATAAAATTGGCGCAAATAGTCGTTTGGCCGGAATATTTTCCGGTATATTTTGTTTCTTTGTCTTAATTCTGGGTCCTTCTTTTATTTCTTTATTTCCTAAACCTATTTTAGGGGGACTGATTTTATATCTCGGACTAGCACTTTTAATTCAGTGGGTTTATAAAGCTTGGTTTAAACTGAATTTTTCCGATTATTTAATTGTTATCGCCACTTTAATTGTTATTAATGCTGTGGGTTTTTTAGAAGGAATTGCTGTCGGCTTTATCATGAGCGTCATTTCCTTCATGTTTAACTATAGTCAACTCAATGTTGTCAAACAGAGTTCTTCGATTGTGACAACAAGAAGTAATATCCATCGCACCGAACCGGAACGAGAAATTTTAAATAAGAACGGAGAAAAAGTTTATATCTTAGAATTGCAAGGCTATGTCTTTTTCGGCACAGCAGATTATCTTTTGCAACAAGTGCGCGATCGCGTTGAAACCATAGAAGAAAAGCCCTTAAATTATATTCTCATTGATTTTCGAGAAGTGGAAGGACTCGATGCTTCCGGTGTGCTGACGTTTATTAAACTCCTGAAAATTGCCCGTCAACAAAAACTGACCTTGGTCTATACCAATCTCCTGCCTAAATTAGAAGCCCAACTGCGCCAGGGTGGAGGCATTGATGAAGACGAACAACTTTGTTATATTCTCCCCGATTTAGATCGGGGTTTGGAATGGTGTGAAAATCAACTCTTAAAAGATGCCTATTCAGAAACGACAAACAAAAGTTCTTTGAAAGAACAACTCGCTGATTTATTTCTCAGTGCAGAACAAGCAGAAGAGTTTGTCGAATATCTGGTGCCTAAAAAAGTTGTTGCGGGTGAAGTCATTTTTGAAGCAGGAGCCGATCAACAATGTTTATATTTTATTGAGTCGGGACAAGTGAGCGTGCTTTTAGACTTACCGAATGGTCAGACCAAACGGCTACAAACCCACTGTCAAGGTTCAGTTTTAGGAGAAATGCGATTCTATGGCAAACCCCCTCTTTCTTCCCTGGTCGTTGCGGATCGTCCCAGCCAACTCTATCGGCTCGATCGCGCCACCTTTGAAAAAATGAAGCGAGCCCATCCGGAACTAGCCTATGCCTTACAAGAATATATTGTCCGCTTCCTGTGTGATAGCTTGACGCGCCGAGAAGAACAAGTGCGAATCATTGCTTAA
- a CDS encoding phosphatidate cytidylyltransferase — protein sequence MSYLLLSVSPGLPIFPLVLVVAFLGAVILLAESLNRMIASEAELTRKIVHIGAGNVILIAWWFQIPPWMGISAAAIAAMIALLSYFLPILPSINSVGRKSLGTFFYAMSMGILMAWFFPETPQYAAIGILTMAWGDGLAALMGQNFGRHPYKVLGSTKSWEGSLTMATVSYFVCWSILLLQEGNFWQNWLIPLIIAVITTVFEAVSKLGIDNLTVPIVSGGLSFLLVQVLLHS from the coding sequence TTGTCTTATCTTTTGTTATCCGTTTCACCAGGGCTACCTATTTTCCCTTTAGTGCTTGTTGTTGCCTTTCTTGGCGCGGTGATCCTGCTGGCTGAAAGTTTGAATCGTATGATTGCTTCGGAAGCGGAATTAACCCGTAAAATTGTGCATATTGGGGCAGGAAACGTCATTTTAATTGCGTGGTGGTTTCAAATTCCGCCTTGGATGGGCATTAGCGCAGCAGCGATCGCGGCAATGATTGCCTTGCTATCTTATTTTTTGCCAATTTTGCCCAGTATTAATAGTGTGGGACGGAAAAGCCTCGGCACCTTTTTTTATGCCATGAGTATGGGGATTTTAATGGCTTGGTTTTTTCCAGAAACTCCCCAGTATGCTGCCATTGGGATTCTTACGATGGCGTGGGGAGATGGCTTAGCAGCCTTAATGGGTCAAAACTTCGGTCGTCATCCCTACAAAGTGCTGGGTAGTACCAAAAGCTGGGAAGGATCATTAACAATGGCAACCGTCAGTTATTTCGTTTGTTGGAGTATCTTACTCCTCCAAGAAGGCAATTTTTGGCAAAATTGGTTAATTCCACTGATTATTGCGGTAATTACGACGGTTTTTGAAGCCGTTTCTAAATTAGGGATTGATAATTTAACGGTTCCTATCGTTAGCGGTGGCTTATCTTTCCTATTGGTTCAAGTATTGCTTCATTCCTAG
- the nrdJ gene encoding ribonucleoside-triphosphate reductase, adenosylcobalamin-dependent, translated as MVRELERKQSTNFPENAPVANPVFFRTYSRRTAQGRETWEQVRDRCVSGLVKLGQLTAEEAQLLEKTMTHLKSLPAGRWLWVGGTQWLENPKNYSGAYNCTSTNVVDWRAFGLMMDLAMMGCGTGAVLEEKYISQLPVIRNHLKIFLVGAIGTVLPETRQEETTVKISDSNNVKICIGDSREGWVQSYQALLELSSNENLDTTVNVEIDPSHVRPAGEVLKGFGGVANPIKIPELYPRLAKILNRAQGRKLNAEECCLLIDEAAATVVAGNIRRSAGIRQFDADSPLLKQNLWQPDAEGNWRIDPERDALRMANHTRVYHQAPSLEECVDAVRSQFYSGEGAIQYAPEAIARANTDLLNEPSKRQEFLEIYTNQGVEAAKTWFQQKSPGMSKNELEHRLQRYGLNPCVTAETWVHTENGAKQVKDLIGTQQSVYVNGELFSTTPEGFFYTGTKPIVKLATQEGHTLRLTPNHQVLKVTAQTLKKQYTEWIAVENLKPRDRVMLHNHQDIRPWDGKGTFEEGWLLGSLVGDGSLTHTPWNDVGILRYWGETQDELSQYAATTLEQSVEYTRRTPVAFYHKQHHLRQISSSGLAKLASSFGIICDNKHITQEIEQGSYNFYQGFLRGLFDADGSVQGTQLKGVSVRLAQSNLEDLQAVQRMLLRLGIVSTLYENRRDKGDRALPDSQRQPKLYECQANHEIVITKENLYHFQNIVGFRDPQKNAKLTNALNSYQRNLNRERFTATIASIEPDGIEPVYDCTVPGVHRFDANGLVAHNCGEILGSDFHCNLSEIHLNLIDPNNEQEQTEAFQAGALAVATLLNHQFQEPRYQYSRELDPIVGVSFTGLFDFFVQAFGVDWLRWWEEGRPDTEQGRHFKQREQAYLKKWREIVHQTVWDYCDRHQIQRPNRCTTVQPSGTKSLLTGASPGWHPPKAVRFIRRVTFGKNDPVALACIEYGYSVVPSQSDKDEQGNLLKDPFDPRCTEWLVEIPVAVPWADLPGADQIDISKFSVLAQFDFAMQVQKHYVTHNTSATLELREHEIEDLGQAIYHAIKNNDGYISAALLARFDAYQTFPRLPFEPVAEATYNQLMQEVEARRKMDDFHAALLKYDQGELSEAGPTGCDSDKCMFPESFPNEV; from the coding sequence ATGGTCAGAGAGCTTGAGCGTAAACAATCGACAAACTTCCCGGAAAATGCGCCAGTGGCGAATCCTGTATTTTTCCGAACCTATAGCCGACGTACCGCGCAAGGACGAGAAACTTGGGAACAAGTGCGCGATCGCTGCGTTTCTGGATTGGTGAAACTCGGTCAACTCACAGCAGAGGAAGCCCAACTCTTAGAAAAAACCATGACTCACCTCAAAAGTCTGCCAGCAGGGCGTTGGCTTTGGGTCGGGGGAACCCAGTGGCTGGAAAATCCGAAAAACTATTCCGGTGCTTATAACTGTACTTCTACCAATGTTGTAGATTGGCGCGCCTTTGGCTTAATGATGGATTTAGCGATGATGGGCTGTGGCACCGGGGCTGTCTTAGAAGAAAAATATATCAGCCAGTTACCTGTTATTCGCAATCACCTCAAGATTTTTCTAGTGGGAGCAATTGGCACCGTGCTCCCAGAAACTCGTCAAGAAGAAACCACAGTTAAAATTAGTGATTCAAACAACGTAAAAATTTGTATTGGTGACTCCCGCGAAGGCTGGGTACAGTCCTATCAGGCACTATTAGAACTCTCTAGTAATGAAAATTTAGACACAACAGTCAATGTTGAAATCGATCCGAGCCATGTGCGTCCTGCAGGAGAAGTCTTAAAAGGCTTTGGTGGTGTGGCAAATCCCATTAAAATTCCAGAATTGTATCCTCGTCTGGCTAAAATCTTGAATCGCGCGCAAGGACGGAAACTGAATGCAGAAGAATGTTGTTTGTTGATTGATGAAGCGGCGGCAACGGTAGTGGCGGGAAATATTCGCAGGAGCGCGGGGATTCGTCAGTTTGACGCTGATTCACCACTTTTAAAACAAAATCTCTGGCAACCGGATGCTGAAGGCAATTGGCGCATTGATCCCGAACGGGATGCACTGCGGATGGCAAATCATACCCGGGTTTATCACCAAGCCCCAAGTTTAGAAGAATGTGTGGATGCTGTACGCAGTCAATTTTATTCTGGGGAAGGGGCGATTCAGTATGCACCGGAGGCGATCGCGCGCGCAAACACTGATCTGCTTAACGAACCTTCAAAACGGCAAGAATTTCTAGAGATTTATACCAATCAAGGTGTAGAAGCGGCGAAAACTTGGTTCCAACAAAAGTCCCCAGGAATGTCAAAAAATGAACTTGAACATCGTTTACAGCGCTATGGCTTGAATCCTTGCGTCACTGCAGAGACTTGGGTTCATACCGAAAATGGGGCGAAACAAGTTAAAGATTTAATTGGAACACAACAGAGTGTTTACGTTAACGGTGAGTTATTTAGCACCACACCAGAAGGATTTTTCTATACGGGAACGAAACCCATAGTAAAATTAGCGACACAAGAAGGTCATACCCTACGTTTAACGCCGAATCATCAAGTACTGAAAGTGACCGCGCAAACGCTGAAAAAACAATATACAGAATGGATCGCTGTAGAAAATTTAAAACCGCGCGATCGCGTGATGCTTCATAATCATCAGGATATTCGTCCTTGGGATGGAAAAGGAACGTTTGAAGAAGGTTGGCTACTGGGTAGTCTAGTGGGCGATGGGAGTCTTACTCATACGCCATGGAATGATGTCGGAATTCTTCGCTATTGGGGAGAAACCCAAGATGAACTCAGCCAGTATGCTGCTACAACACTAGAACAATCAGTCGAGTACACCCGACGCACTCCTGTCGCTTTTTATCATAAGCAACATCATCTTCGACAAATTAGCTCATCAGGATTAGCCAAACTAGCTTCTTCCTTCGGAATTATTTGCGATAATAAGCATATCACTCAAGAAATTGAGCAAGGAAGTTATAACTTCTATCAAGGATTTTTACGGGGGTTATTTGATGCTGACGGCAGTGTGCAAGGGACTCAACTCAAAGGAGTGAGTGTTAGATTAGCCCAGAGTAATTTAGAAGACTTGCAAGCTGTGCAAAGGATGTTGTTACGTCTGGGAATTGTATCAACTCTCTATGAAAATCGACGCGACAAAGGAGACAGAGCATTACCCGATTCTCAACGACAACCTAAACTCTATGAATGTCAAGCCAATCATGAAATTGTGATTACAAAAGAAAACTTGTATCATTTTCAAAATATTGTTGGGTTTCGTGATCCACAAAAAAATGCGAAGTTAACTAATGCACTGAACTCGTATCAACGAAATTTAAATCGAGAAAGATTTACGGCAACGATAGCAAGTATCGAGCCAGATGGAATAGAACCGGTTTATGATTGCACGGTCCCGGGGGTGCATCGCTTTGATGCCAATGGCTTAGTTGCTCATAACTGTGGTGAAATTTTGGGTAGCGATTTTCACTGTAACCTGAGCGAAATTCACTTAAATCTCATTGATCCCAATAATGAACAAGAACAAACCGAAGCCTTCCAAGCTGGTGCTTTAGCGGTTGCCACCTTACTCAATCATCAATTCCAAGAACCGCGCTACCAGTACAGCCGAGAACTGGACCCCATTGTTGGTGTTTCCTTTACCGGATTATTTGATTTCTTTGTGCAGGCATTTGGCGTAGACTGGTTGCGCTGGTGGGAAGAAGGTCGCCCTGATACGGAACAAGGACGGCACTTTAAGCAGCGAGAACAAGCCTATCTGAAAAAATGGCGCGAGATTGTTCACCAAACGGTTTGGGATTATTGTGATCGGCATCAAATTCAACGCCCGAATCGTTGCACTACCGTTCAACCCAGTGGCACGAAATCTTTATTAACGGGCGCTTCTCCCGGTTGGCATCCGCCGAAAGCAGTGCGATTTATCCGTCGAGTGACCTTTGGCAAAAATGATCCCGTTGCGTTAGCTTGTATTGAGTATGGCTACAGCGTGGTTCCTTCCCAATCAGACAAAGATGAACAGGGCAATCTTCTTAAAGATCCCTTTGATCCCCGTTGTACCGAATGGTTAGTTGAAATTCCCGTTGCTGTTCCGTGGGCCGATTTACCAGGGGCTGATCAGATTGATATCTCTAAATTTTCTGTCTTGGCACAGTTTGATTTTGCCATGCAAGTCCAGAAACATTATGTTACTCACAATACCTCAGCAACGCTGGAACTCAGGGAACATGAAATTGAGGATTTAGGGCAAGCGATTTATCACGCTATTAAAAACAATGACGGGTATATTTCTGCCGCATTACTCGCCCGGTTTGATGCTTACCAAACCTTTCCTCGTTTACCCTTTGAACCGGTGGCTGAAGCAACCTATAACCAACTCATGCAAGAGGTGGAAGCACGGCGGAAAATGGATGATTTTCATGCTGCATTACTGAAGTATGATCAAGGAGAACTCTCTGAAGCAGGTCCCACTGGGTGCGATAGTGATAAATGTATGTTCCCAGAGTCTTTCCCGAATGAAGTCTAG
- a CDS encoding thioredoxin fold domain-containing protein, with translation MVATVNETNFSQEVLSSRQPTLVHFWAPWCGLCHLIMPTLITFQNSWDQEIKLVSVNADENFKLANTYRLKSLPTLILFDQGKVVSRLEELKGRDELYRTLETLMSHALPNSA, from the coding sequence ATGGTAGCGACCGTTAACGAAACTAATTTTTCTCAAGAAGTTCTCTCTTCACGTCAACCCACTTTAGTTCACTTTTGGGCGCCTTGGTGTGGTTTATGCCATTTAATTATGCCAACCCTGATTACCTTCCAAAATAGTTGGGATCAGGAAATCAAGTTAGTCAGTGTCAATGCTGATGAAAACTTTAAACTTGCTAATACTTATCGTCTGAAAAGTTTACCCACCTTAATTTTATTTGATCAAGGCAAAGTTGTCTCACGTTTAGAAGAATTAAAAGGGCGCGATGAACTGTATCGCACCCTTGAAACTCTAATGAGTCATGCTCTGCCTAATTCAGCTTAG
- the hflB gene encoding ATP-dependent zinc metalloprotease FtsH encodes MATEKTQDNNRNSQNNNANEKPRFNASWLFPIVALTLLVASFFSGPDGEEVPYSQFIEQVKNNQVEEVSIGPERIEYKLKPDAVEEENAPLIRQTFAVPSDRDLTEVLEANNVEYSGQPSGGGAGWFIGALSWILPPLLFFGLAYFLFNRAQGGASNPIMSVGRSKARIYSEGDTGFTFNDIAGVDEAKEELKEVVDYLKNATKYSRLGAKIPKGVLLVGPPGTGKTLLAKAVAGEANVPFFSISGSEFIEMFVGVGASRVRDLFQQAQQQAPCIIFIDELDALGKSRGGNGAMTGGGGNDEQEQTLNQLLNEMDGFDANTGVIVLAATNRPEVLDPALQRPGRFDRQVGVDRPDKKGRKEILEVHVPNIKLAEDVDLSVIAGRTPGFAGADLANLVNEAALLAARNNHEYVTMADFDEALERVIAGLEKKSRVLQEEEKKTVAYHEVGHAMVGSLMPGAGRVEKISIVPRGAGALGYTLQLPEEDRFLVAEDEIRGRIAIMLAGRSAEEVVFGKVSTGASDDIQKATDLAERCVTLYGMSDRLGPIAFEKPQQQYIPGLSSPRRSVGPQVTQAIDEEVKNIVETAHAMAQHILSENREVLEETAQHLLAEEVLDGESLTEKLSQVKAPEHFQNWLKTGTLPETLQEALVNNHHENAQEASTFHQSKLN; translated from the coding sequence ATGGCTACAGAAAAAACCCAAGATAATAATCGTAATTCTCAAAATAATAATGCAAATGAGAAGCCAAGGTTTAATGCCAGTTGGCTTTTTCCAATTGTTGCTTTAACGCTTTTGGTCGCAAGCTTTTTCTCTGGTCCAGACGGAGAGGAAGTTCCCTATAGTCAATTTATTGAGCAAGTTAAAAATAATCAAGTTGAAGAAGTCAGTATCGGACCGGAACGGATTGAGTATAAGCTGAAACCCGATGCTGTCGAAGAGGAAAACGCGCCTCTAATCCGACAAACCTTTGCCGTTCCCAGCGATCGCGATTTGACCGAAGTTCTGGAAGCCAATAACGTTGAATACAGTGGGCAACCCTCTGGTGGTGGTGCGGGCTGGTTCATTGGTGCCCTCAGTTGGATTTTACCGCCGCTGCTCTTTTTCGGTCTGGCTTATTTCCTCTTTAATCGCGCTCAAGGTGGGGCAAGTAACCCTATTATGTCCGTTGGTAGAAGCAAAGCGCGGATTTATTCTGAAGGCGATACCGGTTTTACCTTTAATGATATCGCCGGGGTTGATGAGGCGAAAGAAGAGTTAAAAGAAGTGGTGGACTATCTTAAAAACGCCACGAAATACAGCCGCCTCGGTGCAAAAATCCCCAAAGGGGTGTTACTGGTCGGACCACCGGGAACCGGCAAAACCCTCCTTGCTAAAGCGGTTGCCGGAGAAGCCAATGTGCCCTTCTTTAGCATTTCTGGTTCTGAATTTATTGAAATGTTTGTTGGGGTCGGTGCCTCCCGTGTCCGCGATTTATTCCAACAAGCGCAACAACAAGCGCCTTGTATCATCTTCATTGACGAGTTAGATGCCCTCGGTAAATCCCGTGGTGGCAATGGTGCAATGACCGGTGGTGGCGGTAATGATGAACAAGAACAAACCCTCAACCAGTTACTCAACGAAATGGATGGGTTTGATGCCAATACCGGTGTGATTGTCTTAGCCGCAACCAACCGTCCGGAAGTGCTTGATCCAGCGCTCCAACGTCCCGGACGGTTTGACCGCCAAGTTGGGGTTGATCGTCCCGATAAGAAAGGACGTAAAGAAATTTTAGAAGTTCATGTCCCCAACATTAAACTGGCTGAAGATGTGGATTTATCGGTGATTGCCGGTCGCACTCCTGGCTTTGCCGGTGCGGATCTCGCCAACTTAGTCAATGAAGCAGCCCTGCTGGCAGCACGGAATAATCATGAGTACGTGACAATGGCAGACTTTGATGAGGCTTTAGAACGGGTCATTGCTGGTTTAGAGAAAAAATCGCGGGTTTTACAAGAGGAAGAGAAAAAGACCGTTGCCTATCACGAAGTGGGTCACGCCATGGTTGGCAGTTTGATGCCAGGTGCCGGTCGCGTGGAAAAAATCTCCATTGTTCCTCGTGGCGCAGGGGCTTTAGGCTACACCCTGCAGTTGCCGGAAGAAGATCGCTTCCTCGTAGCGGAAGATGAAATTCGCGGTCGGATTGCCATCATGTTAGCCGGACGCTCTGCCGAAGAAGTCGTCTTTGGCAAAGTTTCGACGGGCGCGAGTGACGATATCCAGAAAGCAACGGATTTAGCAGAACGTTGTGTTACCCTCTATGGCATGAGCGACCGCCTCGGTCCCATTGCATTCGAGAAGCCCCAGCAACAATATATTCCTGGGTTAAGCAGTCCCCGCCGTTCCGTGGGTCCACAAGTTACTCAAGCCATTGATGAAGAAGTCAAGAATATTGTGGAAACGGCTCATGCCATGGCACAACATATTCTTAGCGAAAATCGAGAGGTGTTAGAAGAAACGGCACAACATCTCTTAGCAGAAGAAGTTTTAGATGGGGAAAGTTTAACTGAAAAACTATCCCAGGTTAAAGCCCCAGAACACTTTCAAAATTGGTTGAAAACGGGAACTTTACCTGAGACATTGCAAGAGGCTTTAGTTAATAATCATCACGAAAATGCTCAAGAGGCATCGACTTTTCATCAATCTAAGCTGAATTAG
- a CDS encoding pyridoxamine 5'-phosphate oxidase, which produces MPLAPWRSSLARALHVNRSLRESRYFQLATISPHHQPANRTVVFREFRENSNDLQIVSDARSQKNAHLQQNPQGEICWYFSKSQEQFRIKGIITVVDSDHKTLSSLRQILWEKLSVKSRLLFVWPHPKAERIEPETTFTEATPATEHPPDTFTVLLFSPQEVDHLTLKGNPQNRYLYSCDEAGNWSKTEVNP; this is translated from the coding sequence ATGCCTTTAGCTCCTTGGCGGTCTTCTCTTGCCCGCGCTCTCCATGTTAACCGTTCTCTTCGCGAGTCTCGTTACTTTCAATTGGCGACGATTTCTCCTCATCATCAGCCGGCTAACCGTACTGTCGTCTTTCGGGAGTTTCGAGAAAATAGCAACGATTTACAAATTGTAAGCGATGCTCGCAGCCAAAAAAATGCTCATTTACAACAAAACCCGCAAGGAGAAATTTGTTGGTACTTCAGTAAATCACAAGAACAATTTCGGATTAAAGGAATTATCACCGTTGTCGATTCTGACCATAAGACTTTGAGTAGCCTGCGACAAATCCTCTGGGAAAAACTATCAGTTAAGAGCCGTTTACTCTTCGTTTGGCCACATCCGAAGGCTGAACGCATAGAACCAGAAACAACATTTACTGAAGCCACTCCTGCCACTGAGCATCCTCCTGATACGTTTACCGTTTTACTCTTTTCTCCTCAGGAAGTGGATCATCTCACTCTCAAAGGAAACCCACAAAATCGTTATCTCTACTCTTGTGATGAAGCCGGAAATTGGTCAAAAACAGAAGTAAATCCCTAA
- a CDS encoding ferredoxin:protochlorophyllide reductase (ATP-dependent) subunit B, producing the protein MKLAYWMYAGPAHIGTLRVASSFKNVHAIMHAPLGDDYFNVMRSMLERDRNFTPVTTSVVDRKVLARGSQEKVVDNITRKDAEIHPDLTILTPTCTSSILQEDLENFVQRAQLDSAGDVMLADVNHYRVNELQAADKTLAQVVKFYLNKAQKNGDLPEGKTEKPSVNIIGPTTLGFHNQHDLTELKRLMADLGIEINQIIPQGASVHELKTLPQAWFNLVPYREVGPMAAQYLEETFGMPSVQVTPMGIVETARCIRTIQKVLNEQGANVDYEDYIDNQTRFVSQAAWFSRSIDCQNLTGKKAVVFGDNTHAIAMTKILAREMGIRVVLAGTYCTYDADWFKAQVQDYCDEVLVSDDNGAIGDAIARLEPAAIFGTQMERHVGKRINIPCGVIAAPIHIQDFPVGYRPFLGYEGANQVVDLVYNSFTLGMEDHLLEIFGGHDTKEVITKTVSADSDLNWTKDGLAELNKIPGFVRGKVKRNTEKYARENGIENINAEVIYAAKEAVGA; encoded by the coding sequence ATGAAACTGGCTTACTGGATGTACGCAGGACCGGCTCACATTGGGACGCTCCGCGTTGCTAGCTCGTTTAAAAATGTTCATGCCATCATGCACGCGCCTTTGGGAGATGATTATTTTAATGTCATGCGGTCGATGTTAGAGCGCGATCGCAATTTCACTCCCGTTACAACCAGTGTTGTGGATCGAAAAGTGTTGGCGCGGGGTTCCCAAGAAAAAGTGGTTGACAACATTACTCGCAAAGATGCAGAAATCCACCCTGACTTAACCATTCTCACTCCTACTTGTACCTCTAGTATCTTGCAGGAAGATTTAGAAAACTTTGTCCAACGGGCGCAACTCGATAGTGCAGGGGATGTCATGCTTGCCGATGTCAACCATTATCGTGTCAATGAGTTGCAAGCTGCGGATAAAACGCTGGCGCAGGTGGTGAAGTTCTATCTGAATAAGGCGCAGAAAAATGGCGACCTTCCTGAGGGGAAAACAGAAAAGCCTTCCGTTAATATCATTGGTCCCACAACCCTTGGTTTTCATAATCAACATGATCTCACCGAGTTGAAACGGTTAATGGCTGATCTCGGGATTGAAATTAATCAGATCATTCCCCAAGGGGCGTCCGTTCATGAGTTAAAAACGCTTCCGCAAGCCTGGTTTAACTTGGTTCCTTACCGAGAAGTGGGACCGATGGCGGCGCAATATTTAGAAGAAACTTTTGGTATGCCTTCGGTGCAGGTGACGCCGATGGGAATCGTAGAAACGGCGCGTTGTATTCGCACGATTCAGAAGGTGTTGAATGAACAAGGGGCAAATGTTGATTACGAGGATTATATTGATAATCAGACGCGGTTTGTCTCACAAGCGGCCTGGTTCTCTCGCTCCATTGATTGTCAGAATTTAACCGGGAAGAAAGCGGTTGTGTTTGGGGATAATACCCACGCGATCGCGATGACAAAAATTTTAGCGCGGGAAATGGGCATCCGTGTTGTTTTAGCGGGAACCTACTGCACCTATGATGCAGATTGGTTTAAAGCGCAAGTACAAGATTACTGTGATGAAGTCCTTGTCAGTGATGATAATGGGGCGATTGGCGACGCGATCGCGCGCTTAGAACCGGCAGCCATTTTCGGAACGCAAATGGAACGCCACGTCGGGAAACGGATTAACATCCCCTGTGGTGTCATTGCAGCACCGATTCATATTCAAGACTTCCCTGTGGGTTATCGTCCGTTCTTAGGCTATGAAGGGGCAAACCAAGTCGTTGATTTGGTCTATAATTCCTTCACTCTAGGGATGGAGGATCACCTCTTAGAAATCTTTGGTGGACACGATACCAAAGAAGTGATTACGAAAACGGTTTCTGCCGATTCCGATCTGAATTGGACCAAAGACGGCTTAGCGGAATTAAATAAAATTCCTGGGTTTGTTCGTGGGAAAGTGAAACGCAATACCGAAAAATACGCCCGAGAGAATGGCATTGAAAATATTAATGCGGAAGTGATTTACGCAGCGAAAGAAGCCGTGGGGGCATAA